The Phlebotomus papatasi isolate M1 unplaced genomic scaffold, Ppap_2.1 HiC_scaffold_385, whole genome shotgun sequence genome includes the window GGGCCAGTTTTCCCTCTTAAGGCACAACCACTTGGGTCCAGACCACCATAAGTCGCTCGATAATAAATCTTTGGCGCTTGTGCCTCGCGAGATGAGGTCTGCCGGGTTCTCATGCGTTGACACATAATTCTATTGATGGGTTTTTGAATGTGACAAAATGATTTTGGTCCGGTTGCGGACGAATACGTCTTGTTTAGGTTTGGGTTGATGGATCTGACACAAAACTACAGCTGAATCAGTCCAGAAATTGAAATTCTCAATTGCCAGTGACTGTGAAATTGAGATCATGAGATCCACAGCCAAAACTGCAGCACAAAGCTCAGCCTTTGGGATAGTGAGTTTAGgcattgaatttttctttttgtcaagTGGAGAGATTCGAGACTTTGACGAAACAAGTCTAGAAAATCTTTCTCCTAACTCGTTGATTGTTACGAGAAAAACCACCGCACCATACGCGACCCCACTGGCATCCGAGAACGCATGGAGTTCTCTGCCAACCACCCGGTCAAATTTGGAATACCACCGTGGGATTTTCAGTTCTTCAATGTTTGGCAGATCAGAAATGAATTCCCCCCACCTTTCCCTCACACTCTGGGATACTTCGTCCCTCCAGTCAAGCTCTTCAATCCATGTTGCTTGCATTATTAATTTTGCTCTGGTCAGAATGAGACCAACAAAGCCACATGGGTCATAAATACGCGCAATAGTGGATAGAATGTGGTGTTTAGTTGGGAGAGCTTGATCAGCCAAATTGGAAACACGAAACTGAAAACAGTCTTGACTTGATAGCCAAACAATTCCAAGGGTTTTGGTTTCGAAACTCAAATTGACTTCCTCATTAGTAGAAGAGGAAACCTCCGATTCCATCACAGCAGAGCTGTTGGGTTGAAATTTGGACAATTCCATGCCTGCCAAGAGAAACAGGGACTTCAATTCTTCCTTAATTTTCAAAACCTCATCAACGGTGGGTGCTGACAACAAACAGTCATCAACATAGGTATTCTCGCGAATGACTTTAGCTGCAGCTGGGTATCGATTACCCTCGTCTTCTGCGAACTGCATGAGAACCCTAGTTGCCAAAAATGGAGAGCTGGCAACCCCGAAACAAACCCATGTAAATCGAAAATCTTCGATTTCATTGTCGAGTCTGATCACGAATCTTTGCAGGTCTCTATGGGAAGGGTGAAGCTCAACTTGCAAATACATTTTAACAATATGTCGCAAGTTAATGCATATTTATGCATCCTAAATCTCCAAAGGATTGAAATCAGAAGGGGCTGAACGATAGGTCCCACATGCAAGCAGTCATTGAGACTCACACCTGACGTTGTGACGGAATTTGCATTAAATACTGGTCTAACTTTGGTGGACAACGCATTTTCCCTAATCACGCAGTGATGTGGCATGTAGTATTTTGGTATTGAAGGAGCAAACAATTGGTTTGCAGGGACCCGTTCAATAATTCCCAACTGTAAATACTCACGAAATACAGTTAAGTATAATTCTTTGAGAGTCAAGTTCTTATCAAGTCGTCGTTCAAGGTGCGAAAATTGACGCAATGCTTGATTTCGATTGGAATGTAAGACCTGAATGTTCTCATTGAGAGGAAGTTGAACTTGATATCTCCCTTCTTTAGTTCGAGTGACAGTTGTGTCAAAGGAGTTCTCCGCCTCAGCTTTCTCAAACGATTTGACGTCCTCTTTGGGGATATCTTCGATTTCCCAGAACTGTTTCATGGTTTTATCGAGTGAAGCTAAGGTGGTGACGTTGCAAGAGACGGGTTGAGGAGGTGAGACCTTAAAACAAGGACCTACTACTGTAGGTGTATTGTAAAGCCGCCCCTGTAGAGTAAGAGGGAGGGGGAGAGATGATATGGATGCAAAGAATAGGAGTAGGGAGTAGTTCTCACTGAGTAGCCATAGAGAGAAGACAAATGTAAATTAGCTCAATAAATTGAACTACACTACTAACCATCCGAAAACGCTATTGAGCAGACGCGGTTGGCCGTCTTCCAATTCATACTTGTCGACACCGAAATAATCCCAAGAATTTGCCCCACCTATCAAAAGATCTATACGTTGGCAGTGGTTCCAATGGGGATCTGCTAACTTAAGATGTGATGGGATCTTGATCTTGGCATCATTGACCTCCCAATTGGGGTGGTCTGTAGTCACACGTGGCATGACTAGACAGTCAAGAGACTGGCTCATGAGAATATTGTTAATCTCATATTCAAGTTTGACTTGAGTCTCTTGTTTGCACAATTGTGTGCTGTCATTTACTCCATTGATGGAAAAACGAGAAATCTTACATGGGAGCTTCAACAGTTGGCACAAATTGGTGTTAATGATATGAACCTGTGAAGCTGGATCCAAAAGAACTCGACAGAAATGTTTCTGATTGTTTTGACCTAACACCGTTACCACAGCAGTGGCAAAAAGCACGTTGGATTGAACTCCCCCGTTAGTAGTTAAACACGTGGGTGTTGTGGAGGAAGTTAACTTATCCGCAGAATGAATCGTGGGATTCAAAGCCAACTGACTGGAGATGGAGGCGACAGTGTTTGGGATCGAATTTTGAGTTGTAACGCAAAGGGCGGATCCTGATTGGTCAGTGTTCAGCACACGGAAGCTGAACAGATTTAGGAAGTTAAAatgcactaaattaaattaaattatgtaagCAAGAATTGAAAATATGTCATAAGAATATAGGTGAAAACAAAGAATGTAATTTAGGTCATGCCACTGCTCCAAATTTAATATGTGTCATAAAGTGGGAGTGCATGgcaaattatataaaaagtgaaaatttgtgaataaagtGTGGCAGTTAGCTCTAACCGACAGGTGAGGCTTTTTCTGCTCCAGAACAGACGCTCCTAAGTCAGGCGTCAGCCCTAACGGGCTCAAGGCGGGTGAAGAGTAGAGTGCGGTCATAGGGTGCTGATGGATATAGCACCTCGCGTGACTGCACCAATCTTCACCAGCCCAACGGTCCACTCTCATCGTCGTATGAGATGAACCCCCCCTtatcattagagaaatttatttctcttggTCCTTTTCAGCTTACCTACAACCTATCTACAGTCAGAATCACCGGAAGATGCTGAAGGCTTGAATGCTTCGTGCAACAACTTATTGTGAGGCTTATTACAAGTTTTACAAAATGGGTAACTACACTAATCAATAGGATGAGAATCAGAAAGAcaattttggcaaatatttagcTGATGAACTACTTCCAATCTTTTTTTCCATGTGTGACTCAAAAAAAGTTTGCACCGATACAATTTATGGGGAGCTTCCTTACAATAAGAACAATTGGTTTGAATCCCTGATACCAGTGTAGATGCTTTCTTTTTGGGTGGAAACTTAGGTTTTTGTGACTTACTCGGACCTGGTTCAGGAGTGTCCTCAGAGGGTCCTGTGTGCTCTAATGCGCGACATCTTTTGTTCAGGAACCGGTCGAAATCTTCCCATGTGGTGGTGGAGATATCGTGATTCTCTTGCGCCCAAAGCCACTTAGTTTCTCTGTCAAATTTCCTCAGTATCCACTGGATGAGCCATGGATCTCGTTGAGTAATGTTCATCCCTTCCAATGCGTCAATTGCTGATGAAGTGTTAGATTGGATGCGCCTGATACTTGCAACATTGGGCTGAGTAATTGAcggctggtccaaaaactgatcCATCAGCGCGCACATTATGGAAAGTTTGTCATCGTACCTCTCTTTGAGACGATTCCAAGCTCTTGCGTAATTGTCATCTGAGATGCTGAATTTGCTGATGAGTTGCTCAGCCTCTCCCTTGACAGCATTTTTGAGGTAGTTCATCTTCTGCGCTTTAGTCAACGATGGATTGCTGTCGACTATGGATATGAACATATCATGGAATGTTCTCCATGAAGCATAAGATCCCGAAAATTCAGGGACCTTAATTGGCTCCAATTTTGCAGAAGATTGCGTCGCAAAACTTGTTTCattttctattgaagcattcAGAAGTTCTTGTCTGGATTGTTCCAAATAAGAACGGAAATTATTGTTCTGAGCTTCCAGAATTTCTTTCAGCTTCCTTTCCTCTGAAGTTCTTTGGAGTTTTTGCTCCTCCAACTGACTTGCCATGAGGCTAAGAAGTCTATTGAGGGAAGAGGAATCTCCATCCAATTGTGGCGTCAAATGTTCTTTAGAATCCTCAATTGTGGTTATGAGAACCGAGATCCTTTCATAAGTTTGCATGCATTCTTCCAAAAATGCCAAGAATTCTAAATTCTCAGCTTCAATTTGTTCAGCTGTAGAGCACTCTTAAATAATTGAATGCTGCACTTCTTGGAACTTTTTCTCGATTCTGTTCACCAACTCTCTTTGAGTTTTCAGCTCCGATTTAGCTTTAGGCTCAGTTAACAGCTGCGGATCATTCTCATACCTCTCAATGTTCCTCTTGAGGGTTGTCAATTGACCTTTGTACGAGGCACGAGATGACGTTTTGTGCGGCATGTCGCTGGCTGAAGTTCCACTGACTCCAACGGTGCTCGGCAGGACCAATAAAAGTGGTGAGGATTTACCTGAGAATTAGACAAAGAACTCCTGCACACTGGAAAAAgtgtgccaaaaaattttcgtacataaaaaaattaacttattgTGCACAAAATTTGTTACACGAAcactacacagaaaaatgtaCACACGGTTTGTTAACCGAAATATGCTAGAATCTGGTAAATTTCGTTACTAAATGGAGTTTTTCTCTCAGACGGAGAGCGATAGAGAGTAAAtgccatacaaaatgagagaaaaGCAAATCATGCGATGCTTGCACgaagaaatattttgtgttaCGCTCTCACATTTTGAGAGAATCCTCACATTGATCAAGTTAGTGTGAAACAAAATGTCGGACGCTAAATATTTGGCTGTGAATTTTCAAGGCGACAAAGCGTGGGTTAAGGTGAATTTCAGTGGAAATCTGCAGTATTGTGATTTAGAAAGTGCAGGTGAGATTGCGACACAACTAAAGGACAGATGGAGAAGAAATTTATTATACTTTTCTGTGATTACAGCACGTGAACAATTGAACATTCGTGGGGGCAAATTGGAAATCTTCGACGAAAATTCTATCAAGCTTGTTCCAGCCACATTTTCGGAATTGGCCAAGGAATCATTCATTCTGAGGCATACTGAAACGTGTGAAACTTCATCTTGTTCTGCTACAGAATCAGCTTCCACAGGAACTACTAGCATTGTAGAAGATTCTGCTTCTGCAGTTCACGGAGGCGGAGCGGAGGGCCCCTCAAATATTGTGAAGGCTCCAGAACTTTTCTACAAACTTATTGTGAAGGTAATTTTCACCATTTCCCTCCTAAATACAGCTTCCCATATAATTTTCTACGAATTTCTTAGTAATCATTTTGCGCGATCATCCGTTTCTAAATAAATTAGGCAtgccaaattttcaaaaaatattagtactatgaaatttaattgaattttacaatataAGTTTTGATAATGTTTATTCTGTTTATTAAAAACACATTATTTATAAGTATCCTTcaaaattctagaaaaatagttgtgaaattttcgaaattttaatgaaattttgtgaaattttatgttttttcaaataatacaaatacaagaaatatttatgatttcacTCCCTTCTTCCAGAGGAACCAATTTTTCCATAGTTTTGTTGGCTATTTTCGTAAAAACTCGAAGGTCCCTCTCAATAAGTTAACCGTCCGTAATGCTACAAGCTGCATATTTTCCTCTTCTCTCTCCTTCCACTtcaatgttttatttaaatcaaatgcgaattatatattttgtctttttttttttaagtttttgatgTCATACAAGTAGCTTAAGAAATCTTTTTGTCCTTGGAAATGTTTCATTTCGTTATAACTGTGTGTtctttttaaagataaaatgttaaaaaatttaaggagtgtatttaggtgagattcttaacaatctcacctactataatcctaacaaaatttcatgtcgtccgatcgacctcaaatttggccaaaatgtgtttcgccacttcctgattccgaatatatatgtggctaagttacgttcccggccggccggccggccggccgctctttggagcttaatagctcctaaactaaaaaagatatcgacttgcggttttcggcaaaggttatatatcgggtgaaaattgcaacttggtgcatagaccccccaccccccacccctccttccgccattttgaagacccccctttttttgttttctcaatagctccgcccctatggcatcgagcaggctcaaattttagtatcttatagctgggccttagagctttccatcaataccaaacttaaggtcccccgacccccctgacccgagctataagggcccaaaaaaaatttcttaaaatggccataactccggttctaattgtcagaatttaaaaagtgagggctttttggaaagctctcgtgaaatgccacttccccttctaacatcgcaagttcaaaaaactaccgctaggggcgctttttttaaaaagaaaatttttaaatcttaaaagttaaataacacaaaaattccattgtgcatcgggctgaaaatttagtatgttgtagccgttgattatacctatcaaacaaaaaaaaccttaagtcgatccataacccctgacccgagctataaggggtcaaagttcgaacattgaccggcctctatctccggttctaattaacatagcgacctaaattttacctttttggtttcgtctcgatgagcactttcagatggaagttcaaaaagtcaccacaggtggcgctgtgatagcgtcaaaattcatcgaaattcaaagtcacttttctcaaaaacggcattgtgcaagttaatgaaattttagtatgttgtagtccagtctaggacgtttccaaaatggtgcgtatgcgcgctgtggttaaaacagaaccggagatatgaggggtcaaagttcacgaaattcaaaaaatcatatctccggttctatgtgaccgattttgatgaatgagggcttaaacgaaagatctcaccaaatgctacaactttctataatatttgaacttcgtgagaccaacaccaggggcgccacagtcgaaaaaccaatttcaatatcacataacctcaattatctcgactgtcgctgaaccgattttgatgattacttcaacataattgtagagcacatttgtctctacatttcgtcaatacatcattttccactcagactacgctatcactccgattttgccgtttaagtgtgaaaaaattgatttttcccataataacgctttgaaatcactcagatgccaatttgactgcctctactccaccaagacacttaaaatagggtttgaaatggaaagtcccacaaaatacaacaattctttgaaatagttgaagttcaacaaatgactacttggggcacctggatgaaaaaacgagttaagaaacaaaaaacctcgcttatcttggcttctgagtaatcgatgagatcatgttctatgggaaaattatagagaacattctggtctacatttcacccatataacacttttctgtcagttcatccaaatccttgatattttggtttaaatacaaaatttgtataatttcacgaatttgattcaagataactgaatggcgtctcccaacttcagctctaaatcgaatttgcatgcactctgagttagctcacgttaagaatctcacctacataagccggttaggattatctgtcccttttttgaaACGATTATGTGAGTTTGAGCTCGTTGCTTGGTGTTTGACTCCATGACAATTATAAACCGGTAAAAACTGCTAATGAACTGTCAGTGAACTGATAATTCCCTTTAACATTATATATAAATTATGCTGTGTAAAAATAGGTACTTTCGAAAATACTCGAATTTTGAAGGAAATAATTatgtatttcattaaaaaatattgatgaaattttgtcGTTATTTATTATTGGAGCTCTGTTTATTGTAGGTACTtcgagaatattttaaaatacagagAACTGTTGTTGTGAAAGGTTCAGACCTCTTAAAGAAGACCTCATTGAACAGCCAAGAGCGAAAAAAAGTAATCCATATTGTTGCAAACCATCTTCTGCTTTTCCGACCAAACCCAAAAAAGGCAGACAAAATTGCTTATGCAAAAGCAACAATTGAATTGTTCCCGTGTCTAAAAATTGACACCGAACTTGGATACGTAAGTTATTACTTAAAACTTCATCTTTTTTACTCAATATTTTTAGTTCATGGAATATGACAATTTTTCCAATAGGATTCTGTGTACAATCCCAAAAATCGCGCTGGCTTTCTTGGTAACTGCCTAAGAAGGAAAATATTCGTAAGGAAATCTACAAATTTAGTTTTCGACTCTGAAGATGAAGAAAACGAAAATGTGAATCCATCTGAAGATGAACTTGACGATTCTGCATTGGAATCTATTAAGGAGGATTTAAAAGTATGCTGTTGGCGACAACACAAACGAAAAATTGTTGATTGTATGAAGAAAACCTTTAAATATCGTCGGAACTTTTTGCAGACATCTCTGAAAAGTAATATTCTTTTGGAATATCCGAGATTTCAAGACACATACGGATTGGTAATATCTTggtctttaaaataatttttaattatggtatcagaatatttcattttatttttgtcttttttttagatCCACCAAGACTTCAAGACGTTGTATCCGGATGATAATGAAAATTTGGTTGGTCTGTTTCAACCAgatttccaagaaaagttgcagACTCTTGGTAATTTAAACACCATTACAGGACAAAATAAAGGTAATTacacatttgtaaaattttaaaacttttttataatttacgtAAATAGAAAATACTATTTGCCAAGTCACATATTCAATAAAAAGGTtacattaattttaatatataaaagtCAGTTTTCATACTTTcctattttacaaataaatacaGCATGCCAAGAATGTTTTAACAGTATATCAAACTAGTCGAAACAACACCCCAAGCAGCCAGATCCTTTGGAAATCCCTGTCATTTGACAGGTTTTGACCTCTTACtatattattattcttttctCTAAAACTCTTTTCTGAAGCTGAATCAAAATTTCAGATAACATTCCGCAAATATTGTCTCTGCTTAGTTTAAttcaataaatctttaaaagaatttaaaaaaaaatgtaaaaatatgcaagagtatttatttgttatttatggATACCTATTTAAAtcaattgagtgaaaaataactacatgaatataattattttagaCTGGTGTTCCGAAATCATTGCGACACTCTGTTGGATAACGCTACTACGTCCGACTGGTAATGGCCGCGGAACTAAACGACCACCTTTAAAGAGAGCATTCATGGATTTCATTGTGTTCCAATCGGAAAATGAGGAACTAACTCCGAAATCGTCTCCAACTATAATTGCACAAGGTGGAACACGATCCGATGTAAGACGGTTTTTTGTGTCAGTTGATGGTACTCTCATTGTGACAAACAACACTTTTATTGACGCATTCgatatattcttcaaattgCATTTTGTATTTGAAATCAAATACGAAGACACTCTACGTAATTTTCTTACGTATTTGGAATATTACGTTTTCAAAATAACTGACAGGAGCATTCCAAATACCACAGTGAACAAGTGTCGCATGCTTCTCTTGAATGCACAAAACGAGTAAAAATTaaggtaaaaaaagaaaataatacaacAATGATTCAGTGTAGTATTTGCGAAACAAATTACTTCGGTAATATTGGTAATACTGAAGATTATATTAAGCATATTAGACGTATTCATTGCTTCACTGAGAATTCAGGAGCATCTGTACCATGTGGATACTCaatgtgcaaaaagtcattTGAAACTATAAGTGGGTTGAAGTATCATATGATTCATTGTTCGTACAAGAATGTAAAAACTCCTGATCAAAATTCATCTAAAGAAGTAATCCCTGTCTTTGATGAGTTTGAAGGTTCAAGTAGCAATGGGATTAACCAACCcggagaaaatatttcaatccaAAGCGATTTTTTTGGCGATACGTCTTTTGATTCGGTCAATACATTGAAAtttatcttggaaaaatttataaatgatCTACAAGGATTTTTTCTATCAAACGCGGTTTTTAACTTTGTATTCAAGTTTTTGATTTCTTTCCTGTCTCATTTGTTTTCCGTAATCAGAGAAATTGTAATGTCTTCTAAAACGGTAGGCTGCAAAATCTTAAGACTATCTGAAGTTGAAAAGTCTATATGTGAATTCCT containing:
- the LOC129809165 gene encoding uncharacterized protein LOC129809165, with translation MKKTFKYRRNFLQTSLKSNILLEYPRFQDTYGLIHQDFKTLYPDDNENLVGLFQPDFQEKLQTLGNLNTITGQNKDWCSEIIATLCWITLLRPTGNGRGTKRPPLKRAFMDFIVFQSENEELTPKSSPTIIAQGGTRSDVRRFFVSVDGTLIVTNNTFIDAFDIFFKLHFVFEIKYEDTLRNFLTYLEYYVFKITDRSIPNTTVNKCRMLLLNAQNE